Proteins from a genomic interval of Denticeps clupeoides chromosome 20, fDenClu1.1, whole genome shotgun sequence:
- the sh3bgrl3 gene encoding SH3 domain-binding glutamic acid-rich-like protein 3 produces MGIKLYYTTVTASREVKSQQAEVMRILDSKSIQYELIDISAGGSIRDEMRSKSGNPTAAPPQIFNEDQYCGDYEMFSEAVEADMVKQFLKMA; encoded by the exons ATGGGCATCAAGCTGTACTACACGACGGTGACGGCGTCCAGAGAG GTGAAGTCCCAGCAGGCGGAGGTGATGCGTATCCTCGACAGCAAGAGCATCCAGTACGAGCTGATTGACATTTCTGCAGGCGGGTCCATCCGGGACGAGATGAGGAGCAAATCGGGGAACCCCACCGCGGCTCCCCCGCAAATATTCAACGAGGATCAGTACTGCGGG GACTACGAGATGTTTTCCGAGGCGGTGGAGGCCGACATGGTGAAGCAGTTCCTGAAGATGGCATGA